GTCCGGGCTTCAGCCAGAATGCGCACGATCGGCTCCGTGCCGGAGGCGCGTACTTGAACCCACCCATCTTCCCAGAGGTATTTTTCGCCGTCCAGCGTATTGCGCTCGCCGTCCGGGAACGCGTCGCGCAGGGAAACCTCGAGGGCCGCGGCGTCTTGGATGCGGAGATCCAGCTTCCGCTTCACCATGACCAGCGGCGGCATCTCCTCGGCGATCCGCTGCGACAGGGGCCGCGGATCGCCGGCCATCCAGTCGAGAACGATCACCGCTCCGAGAAGCGCGTCGCGCGTGGCGTGGAGCGCGGGATAGATCACCCCGCCGTTTCCCTCGCCGCCGATCACCCCGCCGCGCTTCCCCAGCTCTTCGGCGACGTGCGCCTCGCCGACGCGCGAGCGGTGCACCACCGCGCCGTGACGGCCGGCGATCGCGTCGATCCCCATCGAGGTCGAGGCGTTCACCACCACCGCGCCCGGCTTCCGCGCCAGGGCCCAGTCGACGGCAATCTGCAGCGTGCGCTCTTCGCCGATCGGAGCGCCCGTCTCGTCCACGATGGCGAGCCGGTCGGCATCGGGGTCGTTCGCCAGGCCGACGGCGGCGCGCGCCGAGCGGACCGCGGCGCCCAAGTCGCCGAGATTCTCGGGGAGCGGCTCGGGGACGCGCGGGAAGCGCCCGTCGGGCGTGCAGTGGATCGCCGTCACCTCGCATCCGAGGGCCCGCAGCAGCGCCGGAGTCGCGATCGAGCCGGCCCCATTC
The window above is part of the Candidatus Binatia bacterium genome. Proteins encoded here:
- the glmM gene encoding phosphoglucosamine mutase, with translation MTADPLQGLMVSASGVRGIVGERLTPEVVTRVTAAHASMLQPGPIVVGRDSRPSGAWVLRAAEAALLAAGRDVIDVGIAPTPTILFAIKHHGAAGGLAITASHNPAPWNALKLFGPGGTFLAPAAAESVARRAREGGFAWVTAERVGAIEEDQDAITRHRDAILALPGFDLAKIRARRFRVAVDCVNGAGSIATPALLRALGCEVTAIHCTPDGRFPRVPEPLPENLGDLGAAVRSARAAVGLANDPDADRLAIVDETGAPIGEERTLQIAVDWALARKPGAVVVNASTSMGIDAIAGRHGAVVHRSRVGEAHVAEELGKRGGVIGGEGNGGVIYPALHATRDALLGAVIVLDWMAGDPRPLSQRIAEEMPPLVMVKRKLDLRIQDAAALEVSLRDAFPDGERNTLDGEKYLWEDGWVQVRASGTEPIVRILAEARTQERADALAARAAEAAAKSQPAPATVRG